In the Cylindrospermopsis raciborskii Cr2010 genome, TAATGCACCTTTAAAATCAGGAGTAGGGGCAAAAATAATTGGTAAATGGTCTAATTCAGGATGACGTTTTCTAATTTCCTTCAAAAAACGTTCAATATCATCCCCCCTAGTTTCTGTTAATCCAGTGGTACATAATCCAATAATTTCCGGTTTAGCTTTTTCCACCAGAGTTAAAATTGCTTGTTCCACATTTTCCTCTCCCCCCAAAATGGTGGTGACTTCTGTCATAGCTGTGGTAGCTAAGGGAATTGCTTCCCGAAAATGTCGTACTAATACAACCTTAGCAAAAGCTGTACAACCTTGGGAACCATGAAATAAAGGCATTGTTCCTTTCAATCCCAGAAAAGCCAAAGCAGCTCCCAAGGCTTGACTTTGTTTTAGGGGATTAACCGAAACTGGTTTATTAGGAATAGTGACTATTGCCATAAATGTAATCTTTAATAATTAAAATGTTTCCCCATTATCCCATGGTGCTGGTTTGCGAATTTGTTCCCAGATGGGACTATATAAAGCTTCGTACAATTCTCTGGCCATTTCCACCATTCCCATATAACCAGCATAGGGATGATGACGCTCTTGATTAATATCTAAAAAGGGAATTCTTGCTTTTAATGCTGTGTACTGATTTCTGCCACCAGCTATTAACATATCGGCTTTTGTATCCCTCACTAATTTTAATAATTCCTGGGCATTACCTTTTTCTAACATAATGCCATCATTGCCTAGTAATTTCTTGATTTTAGCCTTATCCTCTTCCGTACTTTTTCTAGTACTTGTTGCCACTACTTCTATCCCTAAATCTTTAGCAGCAGAAATAATTGACCAACTTTTTACTCCCCCAGTATATAGTACCACTCGTTTACCCTTTAGTCTTTCTCTATAAGGTGCTAGAGCAATATCTAAAGCAGCAGTTTCTTCAGCAATTAATTTCTTAGTCCGTGCTTGTAATTCCCCATCTCCTAATTTAGCCGCCACATTTATTAGACAATGATTAATATCATCTATCCCATAAAATGACTCTTCAATATAGGGAATACCATAGCGTTCCTCCATTTTCCGCGCCATATTTAATAATGCCCGCGAGCAGATCATCACATTTAACTTAGCTCGATGAGCGTATGTAATTTCTTGATAACGAGCATCACCAGTAATTTTGGCAAGGACTCGAATCCCCAATTTCTCAAATAAGGGCAAAACACCCCACATTTCTCCCGCAATATTGTACTCACCAATCAAATTAATATCATATGGTGTGGTATGTTCTGGTTCACCAGTTCCCACCACATATTCCAATAAAGATTCACCTGCAAATCGATTTCCCAAATTTTTACTGCCAATAAATCCAGGAGAAATTACGGGAATCACTGGAATGCCAATTTTTTCAGCTGCTACTTTACATACTGCTTCCATATCATCGCCAATCAAAGCAGTTACACAGGTAGCGTAAACAAATACAGCTGATGGTTGATAACGTTTGTGAATTTCTAGAATGGCTTGATATAATTTTTTCTCACCTCCAAAAATTACATCATTTTCTGTTAAGTCAGTGGTGAAACCGGTCTTATACAGCATTGGTCCAGAAGACAAACTACCTCGACTCCCCCAGGAATTTCCCGCGCACGCAATTGGACCATGGACTAAATGTGCTGCATCAGTGATGGGCACTAAGGCTATCATTGCACCATCAAAAGCACAACCACCTTGAGCAGCACCGGGTTGAGCTTGTTGGGTGCAGGATTTATTTTTCTTTTGTGCTTGCTTTTTTTGATTATGTTCACACCCTGATTCATTCAGCAGTTCGTTAATTTTGCCTTGGGTCATTTTCATATTGATGTCTCGCTTTATGTCTGGTCTTGACAGTTTTTATAATTCAGTTACTTTCCAAAACTTCAAGGTTGGAAATATCTATAGACTTACTGCAAAATTCCTCTTCACATTAGATTCACACATTTCAATTCTCAAAAAAAGATATCTATTTATCCGTAACTGAATTTTTATAACAGCAATTCTTGATAATTTCGGTACTGGAGAATTTTTCCGTTGGTTTAATACCAGGTGATTCATTGAAATAGGGAATTGGGTTAATACCCAATCCCCATCCGATACTAACTTAGGGATTAGTGGCCTCAAGATGATGCTTGACAACTAAGTAGGTGGGTGGAATTAAACATGAACGTAGGTTGGGTTGAGGAACGAAACCCAACGCCCCCATGGGTTACCCTACCACTAACCCATCCTACAAATAATTGTGCCTCCCTACTTAACCGTTATTTGTCTAGCGAATTAAGTCGTAAGAAATATCTGTCTTACCAGGAACATTGGTATTGCGGTCAATTTCTTCAAAGATAGTGTTAACAATCCAGCTCAACAAGTTAATAACACCCTTGTAACCAACGGTTGCATAACGGTGGTAGTGGTGACGATCCATGATGGGATAACCAATTCTAACTAAAGGTACACCACAATCACGCCACAAATACTTACCGTAGGAGTTACCAATTAATAGGTCTACGGGTTCAGTAAACAATAGGGAACGTAAGTGCCATAAGTCCTTACCACCCCAGATTTTAGCTTCTTTACCGAATTCACTAGAATCTAGAAGACCTCTCAATTCTTTCTCAAATACTTCATTAGTGTTGTGAACCAAAATGTGTACAGGTTCAGCACCCATTTCTAGCATGAACCCAACAACACTATACACTAAGTCAGGATCACCGTAGATAGCAAAACGCTTACCATGTACCCACGCATGGGAGTCAGTCATAGCGTCAACTGCACGACCACGTTCTACTTCTAATTCAGCAGGAATTGCTTTACCAGTTAACTCGCTGAGTTTCATCAAGAATTCGTCTGTACCCTTAATACCCCAAGGACGAGAAACTTCAACTTTTTGACCCCATTCCTTAGCGATGTAGTCGCGGGTTTTGCTGGTGGAGTAAGCTTGGAGAGCAACAGTAGCTTTAGCGTTGATGGAGTCCGCTGCGTCTTCTAGTTTTGTGCCACCTGGGTACATGTTAAATTCACCATCGTTAGGTGAGTCAACATAATCACTGTTGTCAGATAACAGGGTGTAGTTAATACCCATTAGGTCAGCTATACGCTTCACTTCACGGTTGTTTTCTACATAAGTGTCGAAACCGGGGATGAAGTTGATTTTACCATTACTGGTGGCTTTCTTTTTACCTGCTGTTAGGTTAGAAAGAATACCCTTCATCATGTTGTCATAACCGGTGATGTGGGATCCTACAAAACTAGGTGTGTGTGCAAAAGGTACGGGTAAATCCTGGGGTACAGAACCAGCATTCTTAGCATTGGTGATAAATGCACCCAGGTCATCACCGATAACTTCCGCCATACAGGTGGTGCAAACTGCAATCATTTTAGGTTTGTAAAGTGTGTATGCATTTGCTAAACCATCAATCATGTTTTGCAGACCACCGAAAACCGCAGCGTCTTCAGTCATGGAAGAAGAAACGCCAGAAAATGGTTCTTTATAGTGACGGGTTAAGTGTGTACGGAAATAAGCAACGCAACCTTGAGAACCTTGAACGAAGGGAAGAGTGCCTTCAAAACCCACCGCAGCGAACATAGCACCCAAAGGTTGGCAACCTTTAGCAGGGTTAATGGTTAAAGCTTCACGAGCGAAGTTCTTTTCACGATATTCCCAGGTCTTTGTCCATTCTGCAACCCGTTGAACTTCTTCAGGGGTGTGACCATTTTCAAATTCTTTCTTGTTTTGGAACAGTTGTTGGTATTCTGGTTGGTGGAATAGTTCAACGTGATCCTTGATTTTTTCCGGATTCTGAGGCATTTCTAGTTCTCCAAGATTGCTGTATATGTTGTGTTTCTGTGGCGATATCAGTTAATTGCCCCTTTTTAAGTAGGGGGTCAGAAATGTTGCCCAAAATTCAGAATGGAAAATTCAAACTTGAGAACTTTTAATTTTGAATCTTGAATTTCTCACCCCCACTTTGCCCATATTTTCACTTATATTGGTCAGTGCTTATAGGATACTGTTTAGTATTTATGGGGGCAATTTACCCTGATATTTTCTTTGCTTAGACTGCTGCTGTAGCTTTTCTTAAAGCTTTCTTGGCAGATTTGTTCCAGGGAGCACCGATTAATCCCCAAGTTGGACTGTTGAGTGCCAAATCCATGTCACGAGCGAAAATGGCAAACCCGTCGTAACCGTGGTAAGGACCAGAATAATCCCAAGAGTGCATTTGACGGAAAGGAAGACCCATCTTTTGGAATACGTACTTCTCTTTTACGCCAGAAGCAATTAAATCTGGCTTCAGAGCTTTGATGAATTCTTCAAATTCAAAGGCGGTTACGTCGTCATAAACGATTGTGCCATTGTCAATATAGTGAGTGGTACGTTTATAGTCGTCACTGTGAGCAAACTCGTAACCTGTACCAACTAACTTCATGCCCAAATCGTTGAATGCAGGTACGACGTGACGAGGACGTAAACCACCAACCATCATGGCTACGGTTTTACCTTCCAAGCGAGGACCGTATTTAGCAATAATCGCATCGATGGAAGGCTGATACTTAGCAATTACCTTTTCAGCATTTTCTTGAATCTTAGAGTCAAATCTGGCTGCGATCGCTCTTAAAGATTCAGCAATCTTGGTAGGTCCGAAGAAATTATACTCCATCCAAGGAATACCATAAGCTTCTTCCATGTGACGACTGATATAGTTCATAGAACGATAACAGTGAATGAGGTTGATCTTCACATTAGGAGTCAACAACATTTCATTAATAGTACCGTCACCAGACCACTGAGCAACAACACGTAAACCAAGTTCTTCTAAAAGAATACGGCTAGCCCAAGCGTCGCCACCGATGTTATAATCACCAATAATTGCTACGTCATAGGGGGTAGATTCAAACTTGAGACTACCGTCTTTTTTAGCTTGATCTGCTCTGGGGAATACCCAGTCACGGATTTGGTCGTTAGCGATGTGGTGTCCCAAAGACTGAGATACCCCACGGAAACCTTCGCAACGGACAGGAACCACTGGTTTACCCAGTTCCTTAGCAGCTGTCTTAGAAACCGCTTCGATATCATCTCCAATCAAACCAATAGGACATTCAGATTGGACAGAAACACCACGGTTGAGGGGGAACAATTCTTCCAACTCTTGAATCAACTTCAATAACTTCTTGTCTCCACCAAACACAATGTCCCGTTCTTGGAAATCAGAAGTGAAGTGCATAGTACCAAAGGTATCAACACCTGTAGTACCTAAATAATAGTTACGACGACCAGACCAAGACCAGTAACCACAACCTACAGGACCATGGCTGATATGAATCATGTCCTTAATAGGACCCCAAACCACACCCTTGGAACCTGCATAAGCACAACCACGGGCGGTCATTACACCAGGTAAAGATTTGATGTTAGATTTAACACCACAATCTGTTTTACCTTCTTCGTGTACATTCAGATGCTTCTCACGCTTCTTAGCAGCTTTTTCAGGGTAAGCTTGGAGAACTTCTTTAATCAGTTCTTTTCTTTCTTCAACAATCTTCTTGTTGTCTTGAGGTGTCATGTCTGTTTGCTCTTTCTAGTATTGTTTAGGTAGGGGAATCCCCAAATTTGCCAAAGAAAGGTAAAAAGGAAATTAATGTAGAGCATTCCTTTTTCCCATTTCTCAATCAATAAATACTACTTGCTTGCAGAAGCAGGCTTGCCAATTACTTCAGCGTTTTTGCTGTCATCATCAAGAATACCATACTCAATCAACAGAGCTTCTAACTCATCCATTTCCATGGGGGTAGGAATAGTTAGCTTGGTGTTATTGATGATCTTTTGACCCAATGCACGGTATTCATGAGCCTGGTTACTATCAGGTGCATACTCGTTAACTGTCATACGACGCAACTCCGCGTGTTGAACAATGTTATCACGAGGTACGAAGTGAATCATTTGGGTGTTTAAACGTTCAGCTAAGTTTTCAATCAATTCAGCTTCACGGTCAACCTTACGGCTATTACAGATTAAACCACCTAAACGCACACCACCGGAGTGAGCATATTTCAAAATACCACGAGCGATGTTGTTTGCAGCGTACATCGCCATCATTTCACCGGAGGTAACGATGTAGATTTCTTGTGCTTTACCTTCACGAATGGGCATAGCGAAACCACCACATACAACGTCACCCAATACGTCGTAGGAAACGAAGTCTAAATCTTGGTAAGCACCATTTTCTTCTAAAAAGTTAATG is a window encoding:
- the nifE gene encoding nitrogenase iron-molybdenum cofactor biosynthesis protein NifE — its product is MKMTQGKINELLNESGCEHNQKKQAQKKNKSCTQQAQPGAAQGGCAFDGAMIALVPITDAAHLVHGPIACAGNSWGSRGSLSSGPMLYKTGFTTDLTENDVIFGGEKKLYQAILEIHKRYQPSAVFVYATCVTALIGDDMEAVCKVAAEKIGIPVIPVISPGFIGSKNLGNRFAGESLLEYVVGTGEPEHTTPYDINLIGEYNIAGEMWGVLPLFEKLGIRVLAKITGDARYQEITYAHRAKLNVMICSRALLNMARKMEERYGIPYIEESFYGIDDINHCLINVAAKLGDGELQARTKKLIAEETAALDIALAPYRERLKGKRVVLYTGGVKSWSIISAAKDLGIEVVATSTRKSTEEDKAKIKKLLGNDGIMLEKGNAQELLKLVRDTKADMLIAGGRNQYTALKARIPFLDINQERHHPYAGYMGMVEMARELYEALYSPIWEQIRKPAPWDNGETF
- the nifK gene encoding nitrogenase molybdenum-iron protein subunit beta, coding for MPQNPEKIKDHVELFHQPEYQQLFQNKKEFENGHTPEEVQRVAEWTKTWEYREKNFAREALTINPAKGCQPLGAMFAAVGFEGTLPFVQGSQGCVAYFRTHLTRHYKEPFSGVSSSMTEDAAVFGGLQNMIDGLANAYTLYKPKMIAVCTTCMAEVIGDDLGAFITNAKNAGSVPQDLPVPFAHTPSFVGSHITGYDNMMKGILSNLTAGKKKATSNGKINFIPGFDTYVENNREVKRIADLMGINYTLLSDNSDYVDSPNDGEFNMYPGGTKLEDAADSINAKATVALQAYSTSKTRDYIAKEWGQKVEVSRPWGIKGTDEFLMKLSELTGKAIPAELEVERGRAVDAMTDSHAWVHGKRFAIYGDPDLVYSVVGFMLEMGAEPVHILVHNTNEVFEKELRGLLDSSEFGKEAKIWGGKDLWHLRSLLFTEPVDLLIGNSYGKYLWRDCGVPLVRIGYPIMDRHHYHRYATVGYKGVINLLSWIVNTIFEEIDRNTNVPGKTDISYDLIR
- the nifD gene encoding nitrogenase molybdenum-iron protein alpha chain, giving the protein MTPQDNKKIVEERKELIKEVLQAYPEKAAKKREKHLNVHEEGKTDCGVKSNIKSLPGVMTARGCAYAGSKGVVWGPIKDMIHISHGPVGCGYWSWSGRRNYYLGTTGVDTFGTMHFTSDFQERDIVFGGDKKLLKLIQELEELFPLNRGVSVQSECPIGLIGDDIEAVSKTAAKELGKPVVPVRCEGFRGVSQSLGHHIANDQIRDWVFPRADQAKKDGSLKFESTPYDVAIIGDYNIGGDAWASRILLEELGLRVVAQWSGDGTINEMLLTPNVKINLIHCYRSMNYISRHMEEAYGIPWMEYNFFGPTKIAESLRAIAARFDSKIQENAEKVIAKYQPSIDAIIAKYGPRLEGKTVAMMVGGLRPRHVVPAFNDLGMKLVGTGYEFAHSDDYKRTTHYIDNGTIVYDDVTAFEFEEFIKALKPDLIASGVKEKYVFQKMGLPFRQMHSWDYSGPYHGYDGFAIFARDMDLALNSPTWGLIGAPWNKSAKKALRKATAAV
- the nifH gene encoding nitrogenase iron protein, which translates into the protein MSDERIRQIAFYGKGGIGKSTTSQNTLAAMAEMGQRILIVGCDPKADSTRLMLHSKAQTTVLHLAAEKGAVEDLELEEVMLAGFRGVKCVESGGPEPGVGCAGRGIITAINFLEENGAYQDLDFVSYDVLGDVVCGGFAMPIREGKAQEIYIVTSGEMMAMYAANNIARGILKYAHSGGVRLGGLICNSRKVDREAELIENLAERLNTQMIHFVPRDNIVQHAELRRMTVNEYAPDSNQAHEYRALGQKIINNTKLTIPTPMEMDELEALLIEYGILDDDSKNAEVIGKPASASK